The genome window CATGATCTTTGTGGAGAAGAACCCAACTTACCAATGAATGTGGTGACCAAGCGAGACCGCACTTGACAAATATCCTCAGGGACCAACCAAATAGTCGCGCCTAACTTTCTTGCTATGCTAATGCTCAATTTGGCATTAGCATACGCTTCCTCGTCTGATCGGCCGGGTGTGACGAGGTCGTAGTCAACATAGCTACTCTTCATCCCGTTCAGAAcatcaagaaggaaaatTCCCGTGCCGATAGTTTGGTCCTTAAAGCTGCGTATTGACGAAGTTCTGCCTCCTTTGCGGGACATGTCATTTGCCCACCGGATCATTTCGGCATCAGTGATCTCACGCTTGCCCATTCGCTGCGCAAGGCTAGACAAGGTGTTTGTTATATCTCTCCGCATCAATTGCCAAACCAGTCCAAGCGTAAGCGTACGTTGGCCATCAGTAATGTCCGCACCCTGTACTCCTACAAGGGAGAACCCGATGTGCTTCCCAAGTTCGATCGCATAGTTGGTGTTTTCCACAGCCTTGAACCGCATCATCTCGCCGCCAGAACTAGGCGGTTTGTTAACATGTCTCCAGTTGACACTGCCAGGGATCACTTTGTCGTAAGCTTGAAGTAGAATGGTACCATCTCGAAGATCATCAAACAACGAGTTGACGGGGGGTTGGACATCGAGCGAGTTCAACCACAAGGTGAAAACTctggcttctctttctccttctgcgTCGAAATCCTCAACCTCGagtttctcctcctcagttATTGGGTCGAGACCAGGAATCGTGTTGAACAGATTGGCAACAAATGCAAGGTTAAGTTTGGGGTTTCCAGCAACAAGGGACGACGGAGTCAGGAACTTTCGACAGTTTAGTTTTTCTGCATTGGCCAGAACTTGCTCTGCTCGCTCAAGCAGGTTCCGAGTCTCAAGCGGAGCTCTCGAACACAGATTGGGAGCCAGCTGATTCAAGAGGACAGCGTAATTTTCACCGTCTTTGACATCAGTGGAAAAGTTTGTCACCCTGTGACAGGTCAGCGAGCTGCATTATTTCGCAGGAAATGGCTATGTTTAAAGCGGCTCGACCTACTTCCTGTCCCACTTTGCATTCTTCAGATGATAGTTGAACCAACGCAACAAGATTTGTTCCGGAGGGAGGCGCAAGAACTGGTCTAGCGTTTCGTCGTCCTCAAGAAGCCGATAGAGTTCGGGATGAAGCTTGATATCAATTTTTCCCAAAAGACCTCGCCGGATAATTTGCCAAATCAAACCCAAAATCAGGTGCTCGCGGACCTCTATGATGTCGCCGCTTCCGATGTTAACCACAGAGCACCCAATTCCCTTGGCCGAATTGATCACAATGTTATTGTTCTCAGTCATATGGAATGCATTTAGGTCCTTGATCTTTCTCCCAGGCTTATTCAGGACACGCTCATCAATTGTATCTGGGACGCTGTCATTGATGAGTTTTGCTAGGACCAATCCGTCCTTGCATTTATCAAACATCTCAAAAGTGTCAGTGGGGAATGGTAGCAGATGGCCAATATCGGGATCCCCAGCAAGGACAGCATTGATATGTCTGGTGAACTCAgttctctcatcttcattgatAGTATGAGTGACGTTCGCGGAGGAGCCCTGAACGTGAATACGTCCTCCTACGCTGCCTTTGGAGACGTGTCGAGCCACACCCATTCCAATCTCGGGTATCCCTGGAGCCGCACTCGGGCCGGCAGTTGCTCTATTTTGCGCTGGAGTAGAGCGGAGTCTTGAAATGAGCTGTTGAATACTTTTTTAGCTTCACATGGTCCCGGTAGCGATGAAGATACAAACACGAACATCTACATaatcttcgagctcgacTCGACGAGAGCTATCGAGATCGACTTCCTTCAAAGCCTGACGCACGACGTCGTACGGCTGACGTTCGGACTGCTGGGTGGCCTTGATCACAGTAGCCTCGTCCAGATACCCCTTATCGTCAACATCCAATTTTCTGAATGCATCCTGAAGGGAAAAAATTTCACTTTGGTCAAAGTGTGGATATTTCCTAGAGGTGACCCATGTGAGAAATTCTTAAAATAACACGCTGCGTTAAGGTCTTCTGTTGAGAAGATCGGCGCAGCACATGATAAACAAGAGGGATTAAATACGAACCTCTGAAGCTTGAGAACGttcatcttctcgatgaGCCGATATGCTTGTCCTGTGGATGGAGCCTTAAGAAGACCAGAATAGATCTGGCTTCGAGATGAGTTCAAAAAAAGGATGTTAAAACGGCAACAGACTGAGAACGAGAGTAtaaagaggaagaaggcaatCAGAACAAGAGAGCAGAAGGATGAAGTTTTCTCCCCCAGCCGCGAGACTATCGCAGAAATCGGGGCGGTCGAGCTGAGCGTTGCGTGGTTTCAGGCAGCCGGTAGACTGTGGCAATGAGTGAAGCTACCTACTCTCCGGATAGACACCCCTGGAACTGGAAGCGGGATGTTGAAGCGGGGTGGGGGTTGTGGCTTATGGAAAcatatacggagtacggatTACGTAGTAATTGAGgcaacatcaacaacatcaacgcGCTTCAAATGTATAGAGGCTAATACTGGTGTGTGATTGACCGTTGAATAATTACTAGGCGGATAGAACAAGAAGCTAAGATTACTTCAATAGTTCAATCGTCTCCCTGGGAACTTATCATGCATTTTTTGTTCGTTGCTAATGACTATTCATACTGGCGACGTCATCACATGACCAGTTGAACAATGACGCATGAAGTGGGCTTCCCTCAAGGAACTTCCCGATGTGCGAAGGGGTACCATACGGGTTAATCTTACAAAAAGGGCCCTTGGTGACCTCAGTGGTGGCCATGGTCTTTTAATTCATCAGTGCTAATATACAGCCCTTTTTACCTATTTTAGGCTAGGTAACTTAGGctcctacggagtacagataGTTTGTATCATATCTGTTTTCAGGTGCGTTATTAGGTAGACTCTTGCTGATATCCTACTACGCATGCGGGCCACGCATCTACACAGGAGATCTACGCATTGGTAATTCAGGTTATACCTGTATACATTGaatatctatttctttttcgaGACGATCCGATGATTCTTTACTCCGGAGACACACTATCAAGAGGGCGTCATCTTGGCGCTCCAGACATCTCTAGGCTCCATGTGTTTTGTCCCCTACATCAAAGATAACATACCTTAGTGACTGTTCTTTTTCAATGCAGCCATTGTAATTATATTGCACTGTTTGGCTCGCCGAAGAAGCTTCCATACCGATACCTGATCCCTCAGTCTTAGTCATCGATCGGGGGCATCTAGTGCCATCCCTTCTATGACTTTATCCTCCCATCTAAACCAAGGATTTGAGTAATATTACGATCGCTTTGGCCCGCACATCCATCTTTCGGGGTCTTCAGGGCTCAATGTCCAGGGAAAGTCAGAGGGGGTCCTTTCTGGGacccttctcttcctggaATCCGTCAAGAAACACCAAGACTTCCCCCAACACCGATAGACCAGACATTCTTCCTAGATCTCAAGGCGAAGATCATACAATCACACACAGGCATAGACTTAGCTTACGCCACTACCCTCCGGATTGCCCCCCGCTGAGGGTGAGGTGGTTTTACGCTGTTGACTCACCAAAACGGAAACCACTATTCTCAGAACAACAGAAGGAAGAACCGAAACCCCTACCTGCGCCCAAAAAGTTTGTCCCGTTTTCGTCGAAAGATTCCCAGGCCATTGAGTCCACTTTCCAAAAGCTATCGGACGTTGAGATTGCTCAAGAACAAACACGAAAGAGTGAACTGCTTCGCGAAACAAGGAAAGGGTTATTTACAGTGCCTGTCAATGAGGACAACCTATTTGACGTGGACATCGAACGAAGGGAGCTCACACCGGCGTACTGGATAGGTCCCACCTATGAAGTGCGCCGGGGTACGTGGTTCTTCCAAGAGGGGTCTACTTTCAAGCCGTGCGAAGAAAACCTGGCCACCCAGCTTGAGGAAGGGTATCTCAAACTTAAGCCATGGCGCCTGGAAAATGACCAATGCAGTCTCCCGCAGACCCATGCAAACCCAACCCTCCAGCAAGCAGATAGATCAGATGTGAACAAGTCGGGGTTGCAATGCACGCCCGAACCAGAGTTATGCGCATCGCAGCCACATACTGGTCAGGCTGGACATGCAACTTCTGTCCGAGTAAACGAGCCTCGGCACTATCGTCTTTTTGGTGCTTACATGAACTGCATAGTGACATATCAGGATTGTTCTACAGCTTTGTTGGCGAATGACGATTTCATGTCACGAATGAGCAGTACCGTATACCAAAAATTGGGCGGTATACCAGGTACAAGAGTGGTGCGTGGTTTTGTCGAAACCAAAAGACAGAAGGAAACACCAGCTGTGAAGAGTCGTGATCATAGTGTTGGTACAAAATCTTCGTCCGATACCCCTAATACAGCTTCGACAGATCATGAGGTCAAGTCTGTTGCGGAAATTTCTTCAGACACATGCCATAATGAGGATGTGAGGGAGAAAGAGACTAATCAGGATGATCCAAGGTCAACTCTGGAACGGCAGATGTCGTCCCTTGCTGGTGAACCTCAAAATACAgctgagcttgaggagcAAGCGCGGAagcaggaagagaaggaaatggaagacTCCAgggaagcagatgaagaggacaGAGAGCGGGAGATTGACCATTTGGTCCTTGTCACACATGGAATAGGCCAGCGACTTGGATTGCGGCTAGAAAGCATCAACTTTATTCATGATGTGAATGTTCTTCGAAAGACCATGAAGAGCGTCTATAAGGCTTCTCCTGATTTGCAGGCTTTGAACTCTAGTTTCTCAGACAGTCACAAAAACTGCCGCGTTCAGGTACTTCCAGTGTGAGTTAACCCACCCTCAGCAACTGTCAAGTGCTCAACTGCGGATTGACCATCACACTGTCCTGGATTCACTCGAAAGAGCTCTTGTACTGATGGGACTTAGCTGTTGGAGACACCTCCTTGATTTTCCTTACAGAGGAGTGAGGCAGAATCGTAAAGAACTTGATTTAGCAGATGCAGACTTTGATGACGACAATTCTTATCCCGGTTTGAATGATATTACCCTTGACAGCGTTCCCGCAGTCCGGAATCTCATTTCTGATTTGGCAATGGACGTACTCCTCTATCAAAGTGCTTACTGTGAACACATTTCTACCATAGTTAAGCAGGAGTGCAATCGGATTTTGAAACTCTTCAAGCAGCGAAATCCGACATTCAATGGCTCTGTGAGCCTCTGTGGTCATTCACTTGGTAGCGCGATCCTGTTTGATATCCTATGCCAGCAACCGTCGACTCCTCCCACGCCCGGAGAGAGGAGGATGGACCGAGAGGGGTCTCAGGACATTTTGCTCGACTTTGACTGCGAAGAATTATTCTGCCTGGGGTCTCCAGTTGCCCTTTTCCAAATGATCAAAGGAAACACCATTGCTGGGCGATCTATGATCGACGAGGCGAATATGAAGCGGTCCAAGAAGGCGTGTGATCATCGGAACCCAAAGTCTTTCTCCTCCGCGAGCCGTGGCGCATCAGTTCAGGCGAGCACGGCGTCGAGTGAGGGGCTGACTATCGTATCGTCACCGAAGTGTCGGCAGCTTTACAACATATTTCACCCTTCTGATCCCGTTAGTTACCGAATTGAGCCGTTAATCTCGCCGGCAATGTCGTCGCTCAAGCCGCAGCCCTTGCCCTCGGTAAAGAAGAGCCTCTGGGCAACTCCTGGGCAAAGCCTATCCATGATTGGCAGTCGTGTCGGCCAGAGTGTGGGAACCTTATGGAGCAATTTCGCAACCGGGGTCGCAAGCAGTCTACTTAACCGAAGCCTCGGACTTGGTTCAGAGGACGCTTCACAATCCACAATGACTGCTACCGAGACTCAAATGTCTCGAGGATCACTAGCTAACTCTTCTCTTGGAGAGGATGGTTCTTCTCGGTTTGGTTCGGGCGTTGATTGTCAAGAAGCGTCTGCCAACAGATACCGAACACTGATTGACTCGAACTTAGAAACACTCTACGAAGGAACCAACAGAGCCAAGACTAGTTGTCACAATGATATTTTACATTCGGCGGCCACTGAGTCTGTCGTTGGCCGAGAGAGCGAGGATTTAAGGAGGTTGAAAATGGAAGATGCTAAAGTGAGGGCACTCAATACTAATGGACGAGTTGACTACAGCATCCAGGAGTAAGTTAATTATTTCTTCCCTCCAGCTATCGGGGATTTATACGTTCCTGTCTGAATCCCTCGAACTCACGCCCAGGATGCTGATATATTTCAATAGGGGTGCATTCGATATATCTCTGATTGCGAGCATTGCCAGCCATTTGACATACTGGGCCGATGAGGATGTAAACCACTTCATGCTTTCGCAGATGCTGTCAAGAAACGGTCGGCATCGAAGTGACAAGGACTGATACTTCCACTGCTCGAATTTGTCGGATATCTCTTCTCGCTATATTGACGCTCCATCTGCTTCCAATTTCAAGCGAAGCCCTGACAGGGTGGTAAACCAGCCCTTGCTTCTGTTAATTTGTACCCCTTGGAGGAGAGGATACGTTGCCTTACACCGGCAACACTAAAGCCTTCCGGGGGAGCTTTGCCTCTTAAGGCGGACTGGAACGATTGCACTCAACAGATTCAGCGGTATACGTGGGATAGATCCTAAGGATGGTGATTTCATGTACGATAATCGCGACGATATTGTCCCTACGATGGCTccaggatgatgctggtcaGCATGTAGAAATTTAGAATACTCTATGTATTTGACAGTTTCAGAGTTTACTATCAAGATTACATTGTCTCGGGTGTTCTATTTTGATGAGGAACGAAGAACAGACAACATGACTTACATTAAAGTTGTTCCAATTCCCCTTACAGGCTTATGGGCGTATTGTTTCTGGTGATGAACAGACGACACGAACCTCTAAACAGACGTGGATCAATTGAAAAGATGTGATATGAGTAAGATCAAATCAGAAATAAATCGGGTCTGTTTCGTACAACTCGTTCCAGTTGATTAGTTACCTATACCTAATTAGGTTAGGTAGACTCTTAGCTGAAAGTAATGTTACTGTACGGAGGTGTGGTGCAGAATTCATTAGCCACTAGTAAGCTTGGTAAGGTAATAAGACTAAGCAATATTACATAATgtaatccacggccgagctATGCACTTTCACTGTCGCGTTAAAATACTATACTACCAATATTTTTCAACGCGTCATTCTTCTAGTTATACCCTATAAATATCTCTTTCTTAAGAGAATCGAATGCAAATG of Aspergillus fumigatus Af293 chromosome 2, whole genome shotgun sequence contains these proteins:
- the sac6 gene encoding fimbrin, translated to MNVLKLQRKYPHFDQSEIFSLQDAFRKLDVDDKGYLDEATVIKATQQSERQPYDVVRQALKEVDLDSSRRVELEDYVDLISRLRSTPAQNRATAGPSAAPGIPEIGMGVARHVSKGSVGGRIHVQGSSANVTHTINEDERTEFTRHINAVLAGDPDIGHLLPFPTDTFEMFDKCKDGLVLAKLINDSVPDTIDERVLNKPGRKIKDLNAFHMTENNNIVINSAKGIGCSVVNIGSGDIIEVREHLILGLIWQIIRRGLLGKIDIKLHPELYRLLEDDETLDQFLRLPPEQILLRWFNYHLKNAKWDRKVTNFSTDVKDGENYAVLLNQLAPNLCSRAPLETRNLLERAEQVLANAEKLNCRKFLTPSSLVAGNPKLNLAFVANLFNTIPGLDPITEEEKLEVEDFDAEGEREARVFTLWLNSLDVQPPVNSLFDDLRDGTILLQAYDKVIPGSVNWRHVNKPPSSGGEMMRFKAVENTNYAIELGKHIGFSLVGVQGADITDGQRTLTLGLVWQLMRRDITNTLSSLAQRMGKREITDAEMIRWANDMSRKGGRTSSIRSFKDQTIGTGIFLLDVLNGMKSSYVDYDLVTPGRSDEEAYANAKLSISIARKLGATIWLVPEDICQVRSRLVTTFIGSLMATYEKMQ
- a CDS encoding DDHD family phospholipase; this translates as MSRESQRGSFLGPFSSWNPSRNTKTSPNTDRPDILPRSQGEDHTITHRHRLSLRHYPPDCPPLRVRWFYAVDSPKRKPLFSEQQKEEPKPLPAPKKFVPFSSKDSQAIESTFQKLSDVEIAQEQTRKSELLRETRKGLFTVPVNEDNLFDVDIERRELTPAYWIGPTYEVRRGTWFFQEGSTFKPCEENLATQLEEGYLKLKPWRLENDQCSLPQTHANPTLQQADRSDVNKSGLQCTPEPELCASQPHTGQAGHATSVRVNEPRHYRLFGAYMNCIVTYQDCSTALLANDDFMSRMSSTVYQKLGGIPGTRVVRGFVETKRQKETPAVKSRDHSVGTKSSSDTPNTASTDHEVKSVAEISSDTCHNEDVREKETNQDDPRSTLERQMSSLAGEPQNTAELEEQARKQEEKEMEDSREADEEDREREIDHLVLVTHGIGQRLGLRLESINFIHDVNVLRKTMKSVYKASPDLQALNSSFSDSHKNCRVQVLPVCWRHLLDFPYRGVRQNRKELDLADADFDDDNSYPGLNDITLDSVPAVRNLISDLAMDVLLYQSAYCEHISTIVKQECNRILKLFKQRNPTFNGSVSLCGHSLGSAILFDILCQQPSTPPTPGERRMDREGSQDILLDFDCEELFCLGSPVALFQMIKGNTIAGRSMIDEANMKRSKKACDHRNPKSFSSASRGASVQASTASSEGLTIVSSPKCRQLYNIFHPSDPVSYRIEPLISPAMSSLKPQPLPSVKKSLWATPGQSLSMIGSRVGQSVGTLWSNFATGVASSLLNRSLGLGSEDASQSTMTATETQMSRGSLANSSLGEDGSSRFGSGVDCQEASANRYRTLIDSNLETLYEGTNRAKTSCHNDILHSAATESVVGRESEDLRRLKMEDAKVRALNTNGRVDYSIQEGAFDISLIASIASHLTYWADEDVNHFMLSQMLSRNGRHRSDKD